The window GGCATCCTGACCGTCGGGCCAAGGCTTTCGATTACGGCACGCGCATCGAACGCGCGGACATCGGTCCTCGGCTTCGGGCCCTTGCCCATCACGATTTCGGCCATCGCCTCGTATTTGTTGATCGTGCGCACGTCGATCTGGCGATCCCAGAACGGGTCATACCAGGGGCTCCACGCGCCATAGCCCCAGCGCGGACCGCCAAAGCGCCAGCGCGGACCCCAATAGCCAAAGCCGCCAAAGGCGCCGAAGCCGCCGCCCCAGTCATTAACGACCGTGCGGCTCTGCTTGTCGGTATCGCGATTGGCCAGGACGAAATGGTCATAACCCTGTTCCAGTGTCAGCTGCGCCGACCGATAGAGCAGATACCGTTCCACCGTTTCGCGCGACGTCACGCTGTTGCCCGAAAACATGACCTGGAACCGGTCCGGCTCGATCTGCTGCTCCGAATAGCCGGAGCGCGAATAGCCGCTGCCCGTTGCCGGGCGATAGGGGGTGGGGGTGGCACAAGCGGCCAGCGTGGCGGTCAGCGCCGTCGCCAGGGCCAGTTGCTTCAATCGCTTCAGGGTCGCCATCGTCAATCTCCATTCCGCCGCAGCGCATTCCGGCGGCTCAGAACATCGCACCTGCTATCACGGCAAAACGCGCCGTAACAGTATGCGATCCATCGATAGAATAGGGCACATTGCCGCTGCCTGAATGGTGGCTGACGGCCCATATGGACATCATCGTCAAAAATCCGGCATATCGCCGCCGCGCCAGCTTCCCCGCTTGGCAGCGCGAACGACCGACACTAAGGTCCGCCGCAACCAGCGCCGCCCGGGCGTCCCATTCAGATTGATCGACAGGCATCCATGACTGACCAAGGCTTCAAACGCATCCTCCTGAAACTGTCGGGAGAGGTTCTGATGGGCAGTGGCCAGTTCGGCATTGATCCTGCCACGTGCGAGCGGGTGGCGCGCGAGGTGAAGGCGGCGACCGAAACGGGGCTGGAAGTCTGCATGGTCGTCGGCGGTGGCAACATCTTTCGCGGTCTGGCCGCTGCGGCGCGGGGATTCGACCGGACCAGCGCCGACTATATGGGGATGCTGGCGACGGTGATGAACGCGCTGGCGATGCAGAATGCACTAGAGCAGCTGGGCGTGGATACGCGCGTCCAATCGGCGATCCCGATGGCCAGCGTCTGCGAACCCTATATCCGCCGGCGTGCGGAGCGGCACATGGAAAAGGGCCGGGTCGTGATCTTTGC of the Sphingomonas sp. BGYR3 genome contains:
- the pyrH gene encoding UMP kinase; amino-acid sequence: MTDQGFKRILLKLSGEVLMGSGQFGIDPATCERVAREVKAATETGLEVCMVVGGGNIFRGLAAAARGFDRTSADYMGMLATVMNALAMQNALEQLGVDTRVQSAIPMASVCEPYIRRRAERHMEKGRVVIFAAGTGNPFFTTDTAAALRAAEMQCDALFKGTSVDGVYDADPKKVAGAQRYATLSFNRVLADDLKVMDASAVALCRDNDIPIVVFNIRSEGNLSAVLRGEGTHTIVRNEA